The following coding sequences lie in one Microvirga sp. 17 mud 1-3 genomic window:
- a CDS encoding O-acetylhomoserine aminocarboxypropyltransferase: MTDRLPGFDTLAIHAGAAPDAATGARATPIYQTTSFVFDDVDHAASLFGLQAFGNIYSRIGNPTCAVLEERVAALEGGTAALAVASGHAAEFLTFHTLLQPGDEFVASKKLYGGSINQFNHAYKNFGWNVVWADSDDPASFESAITPRTKAIFVESIANPGGVIVDLAAISAIAKKHRLPFIVDNTMASPYLIRPFEHGADIIVHSATKFLGGHGNSVGGLIVDGGSFNFAGDDRYPMLSKPRPEYGGMVLGETFGNFGFAIACRVLGLRDLGPALSPFNAFLILNGIETLPLRMQRHSDNALSVAEHLAAHEKVSWVSYPGLRSDRYHNLAKRYCPKGAGAVFTFGLKGGYEAGVKLVSNLKLFSHLANIGDTRSLVIHPASTTHRQLTDEQRVQAGAGPEVVRLSIGLEDKDDLIADLDQALATA; encoded by the coding sequence ATGACCGACCGCCTGCCCGGCTTCGATACTCTTGCCATTCACGCCGGAGCCGCTCCGGATGCGGCGACGGGTGCCCGAGCGACGCCGATCTACCAGACGACCTCGTTCGTGTTCGACGACGTGGATCATGCGGCTTCGCTCTTCGGCCTGCAGGCCTTTGGGAACATCTATTCCCGCATCGGCAACCCGACCTGCGCGGTGCTGGAGGAGCGTGTGGCGGCCCTGGAGGGCGGCACGGCGGCGCTCGCGGTCGCGTCCGGCCATGCGGCGGAATTCCTGACCTTCCACACCCTGCTCCAGCCGGGTGACGAGTTCGTGGCCTCCAAGAAGCTCTATGGCGGCTCCATCAATCAGTTCAATCACGCCTACAAGAATTTCGGCTGGAATGTGGTCTGGGCGGACTCGGACGATCCCGCCTCGTTCGAGTCCGCCATCACGCCGCGGACTAAGGCGATCTTCGTGGAATCCATCGCCAATCCGGGCGGCGTGATCGTGGATCTCGCGGCGATCTCGGCCATCGCCAAGAAGCATCGTCTGCCCTTCATCGTCGACAACACGATGGCCTCTCCCTATCTCATCCGCCCGTTCGAGCACGGAGCGGACATCATCGTGCACTCGGCCACCAAGTTCCTGGGCGGTCACGGCAACTCCGTCGGAGGCCTCATCGTCGACGGCGGCTCGTTCAACTTCGCGGGCGATGACCGCTACCCCATGCTCTCGAAGCCGCGCCCGGAATACGGCGGCATGGTGCTGGGCGAGACCTTCGGCAATTTCGGCTTCGCCATTGCATGCCGGGTGCTGGGCCTGCGCGATCTGGGCCCGGCCCTCTCGCCCTTCAACGCCTTCCTGATTCTCAACGGAATCGAGACCCTGCCTCTGCGCATGCAGCGGCATTCGGACAATGCCCTCTCGGTGGCCGAACACTTGGCCGCGCACGAGAAAGTCTCCTGGGTGAGCTATCCGGGCCTGCGGAGCGATCGCTACCACAACCTCGCCAAGCGCTATTGCCCCAAGGGCGCCGGCGCGGTCTTCACCTTCGGGCTGAAGGGTGGCTACGAGGCGGGCGTGAAGCTCGTGTCGAACCTGAAGCTCTTCTCGCACCTCGCCAATATTGGCGACACCCGCTCCCTGGTGATCCACCCGGCTTCCACCACTCACCGGCAGCTGACGGACGAGCAGCGTGTCCAGGCTGGCGCCGGCCCGGAAGTGGTGCGCCTCTCCATTGGCCTCGAGGACAAGGACGACCTGATCGCCGATCTCGACCAGGCCCTTGCGACCGCGTGA
- the gltA gene encoding citrate synthase translates to MSSNSSTLNINEKSVELPVKHGTVGPSVVDISKLYGQTGVFTYDPGFTSTASCESKITYIDGDKGVLLYRGYPIEQLAEHGDFLETCYLLLYGELPTAAQKADFDYRVTRHTMVHDQMNRFFQGFRRDAHPMAIMVACVGALSAFYHDSTDIADPHQRMVASMRMIAKMPTLAAMAYKYHVGQPFVYPQNDLDYTSNFLRMCFAVPAEEYKVNPVLSRALDRIFILHADHEQNASTSTVRLAGSSGANPFACIAAGIACLWGPAHGGANEAALKMLEEIGTPDRIPQYIAKAKDKNDPFRLMGFGHRVYKNYDPRARIMQKTTHEVLNELGIKDDPLLDVAIELEQIALKDEYFLEKKLYPNIDFYSGITLKAMGFPTSMFTVLFALARTVGWIAQWSEMIEDPSQRIGRPRQLYTGAPKRDYITVAQRG, encoded by the coding sequence ATGAGCTCCAATTCCAGCACGCTCAACATCAACGAGAAGTCGGTCGAATTGCCGGTGAAGCACGGGACCGTCGGCCCGAGCGTCGTCGACATTTCGAAGCTCTACGGCCAGACGGGGGTGTTCACCTACGATCCGGGCTTCACCTCGACGGCGAGCTGCGAGTCGAAGATCACCTATATCGATGGGGACAAGGGCGTTCTTCTGTACCGCGGCTATCCCATCGAGCAGCTCGCCGAGCACGGCGACTTCCTCGAGACCTGCTATCTGCTTCTTTACGGAGAGCTGCCGACCGCGGCCCAGAAGGCGGATTTCGATTACCGCGTCACGCGCCACACGATGGTGCACGACCAGATGAACCGCTTCTTCCAGGGCTTCCGCCGCGATGCGCATCCCATGGCCATCATGGTGGCCTGCGTCGGCGCGCTTTCGGCCTTCTACCACGACTCGACCGACATCGCGGATCCGCACCAGCGCATGGTCGCTTCCATGCGGATGATCGCCAAGATGCCGACGCTCGCGGCCATGGCCTACAAGTATCATGTGGGCCAGCCCTTCGTGTATCCGCAGAACGACTTGGACTACACGTCCAACTTCCTGCGCATGTGCTTCGCGGTCCCGGCCGAGGAGTACAAGGTCAACCCGGTGCTCTCGCGGGCCCTGGACCGGATCTTCATCCTCCATGCGGACCACGAGCAGAACGCCTCGACCTCGACGGTGCGGCTCGCCGGCTCGTCGGGCGCCAATCCGTTCGCGTGCATCGCGGCCGGCATCGCCTGCCTGTGGGGTCCCGCCCATGGCGGCGCCAACGAGGCGGCGCTCAAGATGCTGGAGGAGATCGGCACGCCCGACCGCATCCCGCAATACATCGCCAAGGCGAAGGACAAGAACGATCCGTTCCGCCTCATGGGCTTCGGCCACCGGGTCTACAAGAACTACGACCCGCGCGCGCGCATCATGCAGAAGACCACCCACGAGGTGCTCAACGAGCTCGGCATCAAGGACGACCCGCTCCTCGACGTCGCCATCGAGCTGGAGCAGATCGCCCTGAAGGACGAGTACTTCCTGGAGAAGAAGCTCTACCCGAACATCGACTTCTATTCGGGCATCACGCTCAAGGCGATGGGCTTCCCCACCTCCATGTTCACGGTGCTGTTTGCCCTCGCCCGTACGGTGGGCTGGATCGCCCAGTGGAGCGAGATGATCGAGGACCCGTCCCAGCGCATCGGCCGCCCGCGTCAGCTCTACACCGGCGCCCCCAAGCGCGACTACATCACGGTCGCCCAGCGCGGGTAA
- the gltX gene encoding glutamate--tRNA ligase codes for MTVVTRFAPSPTGFLHIGGARTALFNWLYARRQGGKMLLRIEDTDRERSTEAAIQAILDGLKWLGLDWDGDVVYQFSRAARHKEVAESLLAQGRAYYCYATPQELEEMRETARREGRPMRYDGRWRDRDPSEAPPGVKPVIRLKAPTEGETVVEDEVQGRVVWQNKDLDDLVLLRSDGTPTYMLAVVVDDHDMGVTHVIRGDDHLTNGARQTQIYQALGWDVPKMAHVPLIHGPDGAKLSKRHGALGVEAYRSMGYLPAALRNYLVRLGWSHGDQEIFTQQEMIDAFDLKSIGRSPARFDFAKLENLNGHYMRQSSDGELVEALEQLLPELEGDDHHLGRTFTPALRAKLLAAMPGLKERAKTLVELLDSAYYLYAQRPLHLDEKARSLLADGLPRLAGIDAKLEAVDDWTVANVEAVVRAHAEAIGAKLGQVAQPLRAALTGRATSPGLFDVMAVLGKDETLFRLRDQLSAAPAA; via the coding sequence ATGACCGTCGTCACCCGCTTCGCCCCGTCTCCCACCGGCTTCCTGCACATCGGGGGCGCGCGAACGGCCTTGTTCAACTGGCTCTATGCGCGACGGCAAGGGGGCAAGATGCTCCTGCGCATCGAGGACACGGACCGCGAGCGCTCCACCGAGGCTGCCATCCAGGCCATTCTCGACGGCCTGAAATGGCTCGGGCTCGATTGGGACGGGGACGTGGTCTACCAGTTCTCCCGCGCCGCCCGCCACAAGGAGGTTGCCGAGTCCCTCCTGGCCCAGGGCCGCGCCTATTACTGCTACGCGACGCCCCAGGAGCTGGAGGAAATGCGCGAGACCGCCCGGCGCGAGGGCCGCCCCATGCGCTATGACGGCCGGTGGCGCGACCGCGACCCGTCAGAGGCTCCTCCCGGCGTCAAGCCGGTGATCCGCCTCAAGGCCCCGACCGAGGGCGAGACCGTGGTCGAGGACGAGGTGCAGGGCCGCGTGGTCTGGCAGAACAAGGACCTGGACGACCTCGTTCTCCTGCGCTCCGACGGGACGCCCACCTACATGCTCGCCGTGGTGGTGGACGACCACGACATGGGCGTGACCCATGTGATCCGCGGCGACGACCATCTCACCAACGGAGCCCGGCAGACCCAGATCTACCAGGCGCTCGGCTGGGACGTGCCGAAGATGGCCCACGTGCCGCTCATCCACGGTCCGGACGGAGCCAAGCTCTCGAAGCGTCACGGCGCCCTCGGGGTCGAGGCCTATCGCAGCATGGGCTACCTCCCGGCGGCTTTGCGCAACTACCTCGTCCGCCTCGGCTGGAGCCATGGCGACCAGGAGATCTTCACCCAGCAGGAAATGATCGACGCCTTCGATCTGAAGAGCATCGGCCGCTCCCCTGCCCGGTTCGACTTCGCCAAGCTCGAGAATCTCAACGGCCACTACATGCGCCAATCCTCCGACGGGGAGTTGGTAGAGGCCCTGGAGCAGCTGCTCCCGGAGCTGGAGGGTGACGACCATCACCTCGGCCGCACCTTCACGCCTGCTCTGCGTGCAAAGCTCCTGGCCGCCATGCCGGGCCTGAAGGAGCGCGCCAAGACCCTCGTGGAGCTGCTCGACAGCGCCTATTACCTCTATGCCCAGCGCCCCCTGCACCTCGACGAGAAGGCCAGGAGCCTTCTGGCGGATGGCCTGCCGCGCCTTGCGGGCATCGACGCCAAGCTCGAAGCCGTGGACGACTGGACCGTTGCCAATGTTGAGGCCGTGGTCCGCGCCCATGCGGAGGCGATCGGAGCCAAGCTCGGGCAGGTCGCCCAGCCCCTGCGCGCGGCTCTCACGGGCCGGGCCACCTCGCCGGGGCTGTTCGACGTGATGGCGGTGCTCGGCAAGGACGAAACCCTGTTTCGCCTGCGTGACCAGCTCAGTGCTGCGCCTGCCGCATAG